DNA sequence from the Orcinus orca chromosome 2, mOrcOrc1.1, whole genome shotgun sequence genome:
taaaaagctacctcTAATTATAGAGAAATAAACCAATAGAGAAAAAATTGTGAACAATAGGTGAATCTAGATGGAGGTATAGGTACTCACTGCAATACTTTTTCAACCTTCCTGtaggtttgaaaattttcaaaataaaaaggcgGGGAAAAACCTTGGGTTGACGGCACAAGTTGACATCAGAATGCTGCTGCTCAGAGGTTTTGAGTGGAGATCACGCTTACCTAGGGCTGATCTCATCAGAAATGTCCACAATGTCATCCAGCTGAGCCACCTGATCCTTCTTCCCATTCTCTGCCACTGAGAGCCGGATTTTCTTCAGGCAGGCTTTGGATGCTCTCACCAGTGCAAGGCACGGGATTATGAGCTCCTGATCTTCCTCTGACCAATATGAGTCCCGATTGCTTGGACATCCCAATATATCCTCCTCATCACTGTGGTTGTCAGAGTTGTCCTCCTCAATGTCACTCAAGAGGCCATAGTAAGGGTCACATTCTTCCACAGCCTAAGGCACACCATGATACATGTGaatgccaaaaaaataaaaaggtgttGTACTTTCAACATCATGTCCGACTTGTCCCCAAACTTTAGCCTGCTACTTCCCTAATGGCTACAGAGTTGAATTACTTCATAAACCCTCTTCTGACTCTCCTAGTGCAGCAGTGGAACAGAGGGGAATGGTACTAAATCACACACCAGCATGGGATGGGAGATAGGAGATGGAGGACAGGAGTGAGGATGGGACCTATTTGGTCGACGCTCAGCACATCTTCTCTCTTTATAACCGATCCTCATCTAGACACAGAGCTGCCTTCTGATGACCATCAAAGACAGAGGTCCCCTCACCTGCTCCATTTCCTCATGTGCATCCTTCACAAGATCCACACTCTTTGTAAGCACTGAAAGGGCTGCAGCTTTGTTATCTATGAGTGAAGAATTGGAAGTACTACAATTAGAGAAGAAACCCAACAATTCTCTTAAGTCTGCAAAAAGCAACAATGTTCCCATTTGAAAGGAGTGCCAAGGACAGTCAACAAGGGCAGCAGTTTAATGTAAAATTCTTCTCACATACATCCTCTGGGTACTCAGACAGGGGCTGAAAAGTTTTTTGTCATTCaccacaggaagaaataaaatggtcaTATGATGTTTCTCATCATGGTCCTCTTGGATGACCACTGCTTTTGGCCTAGCAGGCTCTACCTCATAACTGTTTCAGTGTCCTCAAAATACTGCCCCTGGGGCAGGACCAGAAGAGGAAACCATGTCTTTCAACAAGAGACAGAGCCACAGCCAGAGAGTGTTTGAATTTAGAAGTTATGAGAACTAAAAAGACTGGCAAAAAGTATTAATACCTGTCTTTTCATGTTGGTGATAAACCAGATCTATTTCACTAAGCTCTTTATCtaagtaaaaatacatatatactacaAAAATGGCAGCTAGATATGAGAGGTCTATCTGCTTTGGCCAGCAGAGTCGATGTCCACTTTGCACTCTCACCCACCTCTTGGGATCCGAGGCACCTGCTGGCACGCCTCCCAGACACTGTTGTAGGAAATAAGGTTCTCAGGGCTGCAGAAAGGAATAAGGATGTATCAATAACCTAGGTTCCTGTTTCCTAAAAGGTCCTTTCTGCTGGTCAGTTATCAGTAACTTTGCTGTTAAAATGAGTTTTTCCCCCTTCCCAGAAGCAAGGAACCCCATTAACCAATAACCCCAACTGTGGCATCACTACCTCTGAGTTGGAGTGATATAAAGCACTTCCACAAGCTGAGCCATGCCATCCACGATGTCCAGAGTGGCACTCCGTACCAGCTTTCGCAGGGTGATTCCTGTAGCCAAACCCAAAGACTAAGCAGCCTGGTCgtcaccaaaaataaattttaaaaaaaccagtgGCTTCCTGACAACTGTGGATAAAACACTTTAAATTTAAACCACATGAGTAGCCCTGAAGATCCATGAGACATGTACTCATTTATAATTATAGCATGATTATAATCAAGGCATGAATATACAAGCAGGGCTGGAGGCCACTTAACCTATAAGGGAGCTCAGGAACAGCATGTGATGTAATATGGGTGGAGGAGCCTGGGGACTGCCTGGGCCTGGGGATGGGGCTGATATCCAACCAGCATCTGTGGCAGTTATAATGTTAGAGAGAGGGAGGAGCCAGGGAGAATTAAAAATGTTAAGAGtcaagcaagggcttccctggtggcacagtggttaagaagctgcctgccagcgcaggggacacaggttcgaaccctggtccgggaagatctcacgtgccgcggagcaactaagcccgtgtgccacaactactgaacctatgctctagagcccgtgagccacaattactgaagcccgcatgcctagagcctgtgcttcacaaaaagagaagccaccgcaatgagaagcccatgcaccgtaacgaggagtggcccccgctcgctgcaggtagagaaagcccgcgctcagcaacaaagacccaatgcagccaaaaataaataaataaaataaatttattaaaaaaaaaaaaaagagtcaggcaAGGCAGGGGAGATGGGAACACAGTATCTGAACCTTAGCACAAAGGCTTACTTATGGAGGTCACATATATTACGTAACTACCTTTGACTGCACTTTATGGGAGAAAGTTACATTACATGCTCAAAATGAGGAAAAGGTAGAAGTTTCAGGATAGAAGCTGTCATAGTAGCAAAGATCTATTCCATAAACTGAATGCTTACGTGTATGGAGTGGCTTACCCTGATCCTTGGGAAGCGAATAGTATACTGCAATAATTGCCTTGATGGAAGCATGGACTTGTTCAGAGAACTTCTGGGTTTCCTATGAGGTGATAAGccaatttcagaaagaaaaaaggaaatggattaGATCAATGTGGTCAACCCATCTACTGTGGAAGAGAGCAGACATCTGTACAGCATCATCAAACATTTTCTGAAGTCTTATTATGCGTTAGGCCCTGTGCTATTCTCATAAGATACCAGAGAGGAGTTAGCTGGATACCAGATACTGAGCAGACAACTGATTAAGACATGAAGAAACAGCAGGAAAAACTTATTCCTGATACTCTATATCCCAAGATATTTGTGATCTGTTTTGAGGTATTCACCATACCTTAgaccaggagttggcaaactaggGCCCAAGGGCCCAGTCAGGCCCAATGCcaggttttgtaaataaagtgttaCTGGGACacagccacatttttttttttttttttggctacattgggtcttcattgctgcgtgcgggttttctctagttgtggcgagcgggggctactcttcattgtggtgagtgggcttctcattgcggtggcttctcttgttgcggagcacgggctctaggttcgcaggctcagcagttgtggcgcatgggcttagttgctccgtggcatgtgggatcttcccggaccagggctcgaacctgcattggtaggcggattcttaaccactgtaccaccagggaagtcccaacactcttggtttacatattgtctacagCTGTGTTCACACTACAGGGGCAGAGTTGaggtctgcaaagcctaaaatgtatactatctggccctttacagaaaaagtttgccaactctaTCTTAGGCCATTAACCAgttgtctgtctctctgcctctgtgagtgtctctgtctctttctaacAGAATCTCAGTATATCTAAAAGTAATTAGCATGGACTCTACAGTGCTCAATGTTGACTAATTTTCTTCGAAGCAGTCACTGGCTTTCTCTTACCTTCTTTGTCCTCACTTCTCTGCTCAATTCTAAGCCAGCATTATGCAAAATGTGGTCCACAGATTGGTGCCAGTCCATATATGGTCTGTTACCAGTCTGGGATGGATAAATACAATGACTGAGAGCACTTAGAAACTTTTATGCCAATTTGACATTGTTTCAACATTCAAACatataatttcataaaaatacCAAGCCATAAGAACTggaattaaaatgaaacaaaacaaaaaaacccccaaacattcTTTAATAGAACTAATGTGCTGAGATCCTAAGAAAGCAATtgtgattcaaatatatataattcaaatAAAACCATATTCTAATTTTTCATCAATGAGTAAAAAACCACTGTCCTGAGCATGTACAGAAAAATAGTTCTATTCTTGCTCCTCATGGTATCTTACTAGCTGTGAATTTTAGCCACAAGTCCTAAGTGTATTTGGAAGAAAGGAGTCAGCACATAAGAAAAATAAGGTAACATTACTACTCCCTTTGAAATAAAGATTGACTTTCTTCAACAAACTTTTAAAGTACTTTCATACAATTCTCTTGTTTCCTCATCTCAGATCTCTGAGGTATGTAAGTGGAGAGAGTTTACTACTGTAGGTGCAGCAAGAGAagattttttcatttcaaaacatCTAGATATATAattgagaaagagaatgaaagtattgactatgaaaataaaataaggcaatgaatatgtcattttaaaacaaacttacTCCCAAATTAAGTATACCTAGCTCTAGAAAAACTGAGCATAGAGCATACCTGGCCACAGCCAACAACATTTACTTtcaagtattttataataaagttttataataaaGCACAGAGTCTTTgttctagcaattccacttctgggaatttttaccgatatatagatatacacaaaGACTGTATTAGGCAATCTACcacagcactgtttataatataaTAGTTACAAACTGGAAACAGCTTAAATGTCCACACAGTACTGGTTAGATAAATTATGGTTATGTCCACTCTGTTGAATACCATGCTGCCATTACAAAAAACTAAGCAACTTTATATATGCTCCCAAAAATCAATTTGCAAGCtatgttgttagttttttttaaaaaggtccaGAAAAGTGTTTATGGTATCCTATCGTTTGTGTAAAAAGAAGCAGGTATATATACGTAAGTGTGTATATGCATAGCATGTATATGGAATAATACAAAAGGAACAAGGGACAGGAGATATAAACTTTTTAGCACATTTAACTTTGatatcttttgaattttatactgTCTACATTactaatgtaaaaaataattcaatgtaAAAGAGTATTATGTAATATAACAAAAAAGGTGTAGCTTAGACATTAGATAGAACCTAATTTAAATCCTAGCTCCACTACTTATCCACCTTAACCTGAGCGTCTGAGCCTGCTTACTCATCTGTCAGATGGGGATCATGTATGTGAAAACACCTAGCAAATAgcaagtgcttttttaaaaaaattatcagaagGGAAATAACCAGGATGAACTTCAGAATGAACCAATATTTAGAAGAGTTGCCCACCCCATGACAGCTACTGCATCTGGCAATTTGATCTTCAGAACAATCCTGTAATGTGAGAACCACCATCTtacttgacagatgagaaaattaaatccCCTGCTTTGAATGTAAAACGtggaaagaaaatgagaggatTCCTAAGGAATAACAAGGCATCACAAGAACTGTAGGAAAGTGAAGCCCACCTGTGGTGACGGCAGTGGAAGTCGAGAGAAGACTTCGGTCAGAGTCGTGGCTGCCCTTGACACTGCCAAAGCTGCCTCACCTGGGAGGTGATAGACGAGGAGGCGGGAGCCAATATGTTAATGCCAAAAGGATAAGGCTCCAGCGGCTGCATGGACTTTGAAGATAACGCGTTCCCTCTCCACCCTTGCCGGCTAAGAcgtctcaaaaaaacaaccccaaatcaGTGTTTTCTATCTCAATCTCAGAGGTGCCGAGGATGGGTAAGGCGAGGTATCCCCACAGACAGGATGGGGCGGGGGAAAGCAGGAAGGAAAGGGGTCGGGACGCTGCAAGAGATGAGAGATGGCAgcctgcaacaggagaggcactCACGGAATCTCCTCCAAAAGGTTTCCCGATCAAACTCCTTGGTGGTCTCCCGGGCTTCGCCGACTAGTGGGCGCGGCGTGCGGGCCGGGCGGCCGCAAAAGAAAGAGCACAGGTAAGCGGAGTCACCTCCAGACCCCACCTCCTCCGCCCGGACCCCGCCGCCGCCACGGCCTCGCCCCTTCCCACCCAAGCCCGCCCCGGCCGTCGCCCGTCCCCACTACGTCAGCTCACCCCGCACTCCAGGAAGGAGGAACCGCAGCTCCCCTGCTAGGTGCCGGAGCTGCTCCAAAGCCGGAGGCAGGGTGGAGTCTGCGGCTGCAGGTGCAGCTGCGCTCGCCATCTCAGCAGGACGCGACGAGTCTGCGGACTAAGCCGCTGCGGGAGCCGCACTGCCGTGACCGCCCCACTTCCGGGCCGCGGGTTCGCTTCCGGCAACaacccgccccgccccgcccctgcccagaGGCCCAGCCGCGCCTCCTTCCGCGCTCCAATGCGCGGCTACACCTCCTCtcgccccgccctgccccgccaCGGCGACACAGGCAAGTCCCAGACCGAGTTAtgatcattcatttattgatatttaattaCTCGAAAACACCCCCGACTGAGGAAGCAGACAGCCCATAACCCTGCTGGAAAAGAGGACTCGGAACTAATCAAGGGTAGTCAGGGTCAGGCCCAAGTTTGCACTGGTTCCCTGCCCCTAAAGTGGCGCCCTTATAGGCTGCTGagttccagacactgtgctaagtactttacatgagGTAACGTAAAAAACACACTGGGTGGGCCGCAGATACTCCCATACCCACCAGCCCCTGGCCTGTGGATCTCCTAGATTAGGGCTTTCTCTTCACAAAAGTAAATCAACCCTTTGCCTTGTTGGGGAAGGAAGGAATCATGGCATTATTTAGAGAATTTTCTGCAGTCCATTCTGCAGGAATCAGTAGTGGGTAATCCCCTCAACTCCCAGGCGTCCAAGGAACGTCCAAGGCTTGCCCACCAATATTGGCCTTCCGTCTGCTGCTGGGGCAGAGGCCTGGGCAACACAGGTGGATGATGAGACATGGCCTTCAGGAGCTCAGGTGGCTTTTTAACTGCACTATGAAGGTTCCAAGCTCGGCAGAGTTCAGTGTCCACACACAACGAATGAGAACAGGCGTCACCAGTGTCAACCAGGTCCGCAGAGGGGAGAATAATAAAGCTAGAGTACCATATGTCATATGAAGAAAGTAGCAGGAATAAATCTGCCAGATGTACAGTAGTAACATAAGTAGGTGAACAGGTAcaattttcaagtattttcctTGATGGAGATGAGACTTGAAGCTGTGACCAAAGCACCGCTGTAGCAAGCTCCAACACAGGTAAACCATCAAGGGGATGTTAAAAAACACCAGCTGGAAAGAGCGAACAGGACCATTAGCTTATTAGCAAGCCCTGGAAGGGTCAGGTCTCACTAACATATTATTGGTGGCTCTTAAAAATATGTTGCTTTCCCTCTTGGGGGTTAACTGATTCTTTATGCTTCAATCACACTTGCTTATAACACTCACAATAGTTGACTTGTAGTTAGTTGTTTATTTTCCTGTATCCTTTTGTTCATCTTAAAGGCAAGTGTCATTTCATTTATGTTGAAGCCCTCAAATAATGTTTAAGGTAGAAATGAACTGAATATGTGGgtgtacagacacacacacatatgtacaggactctgttttttgttttttatttttggcagagTGGGGGGGACTTGGGTAtcagtattttttcttctccctgcatTTTTATGTGAAGTGGCATAATGAATACTGGAATACAAATTAGAAGATTTAAGTAATAATCCAAGTTTAACTACTATATGAGTCACTCATTCACCAAATAATTATTGAACACCCATTATGTGGCAGATACTGTGCAAGGCTCTAGACAAGGGATACACACATGGGTGACCAAGTTGGAAAAGATGCatcatagagcttacattctagtagagagaagagaaaccaaaaagaaaaaaaaaaaggagggggaagaTAATTACAGATTGTGATGaattcaatgaagaaaataacTGGGTCACAGGAGGTAACTGGGAGATGGGCCCTCTGAGGCCTGAAGGACAGAAATGAGTCAGTGGAAGGAagtgcattccaggcagaagaaacaaatgaaaagcccAGAGGTGGGAGAGGTTAGCTGGAACATGGTAAGCCAGGTGGAAACTGGGGCAGTCAGCATGACCCAGATCACGTCACTGATTTGCTTAAAGGGTTTTAAGCTGAGAAGTGAGTGAGCTgattaagattttaaaaggacCACAGTGCATGCTCTGTGGCAAACTGACAATAGGGAGGCAAGAGCAGCAGTGGGAAACCAGTTAGGGGGTTACTGCAGCAGCCCAGGcaagaaataattattatttagacAAGGGTGGTGGTAACAGTAATAGTGGTGGATTCAGCACATGTATTGGAGGTAGATCAAATACAGTACTACTTGCTGATGAACTAGATataaaggaaggagaaaactTGAAGATACACCCTGGAGAAGATACATCCTGGATAATTTATTGAAATTGGAAAGAACTGGGGGAGGAACAGGTTCAGGGATAGAAATTAAAGGTCCTGTTAGAGGTATATTAAGTTGAGATTCCTGTTAGATATCTAAGGAAGATGCAAAATGGTGGTTGGAGGCACCTGAGGTGCAGAGAAGAGGTCTAGGTCAGAGATATTATAGATTTAGGGGCCATGGGCCTAGATGATACATAAAATCCATTCTTAGTgtactatttattaaaatatgactATAAGCCCACCTTTTGGTAAGGGTCAGGTTTTACTTGGAATAAGAGTGCTCCTGAGAGACAGCCTCCATCTACATAATAGAAAACTGAACTAGACCCAGATCTAGTCACATATAAAATGCTGCTAAACAGAGAATATTCTGGTCTGTGGTCAGTGTTCACTAGGCAAAGATCTTCCCTACTTGTCTGTCTCTAATCCTGCTGATCATGTTTTACTGCCCTCTTATGAGGCTGTGAACTCATTTCAAACAATGTTTTTGGATCTCTTATACAACTCTAGATCATCACCTCAGATTTTGATTCATTAGCCCCATCAGATGAGTACAAGAGAAAAATTGTTAGGTAAATAGTTTTCAAACCCATTTATAGAAATTTGCTATAGGTCTgggttttttatttgtgtttgttcTAAAGGAACGTCAATCCAAATGTAAACCTAACATATCAGTGTTTCATAAACAAGTGTATTGCTAGGACATCACTAGAAAGCTTCCACTGGGTAACTGACCCACTTTTCTTgtgtgtctatttttcttttcctccctctgaaaCAATTTCCTTCTTCATTATCATAACCAATTTTGTTTTACCCAGAAGTCTCATTTATTCTACCGTAAGTCTCTTCTTTCACTGTTTATCGATGAAAAAGCAcagtgaaacaaacaacaaaaacaaaaagctcttTCACCTCTTATAAAACTTCCTGccaaaaatgtattttagatgtttacaAGAGTGGTGGAGCAAAGAGCTTAGGAAGCActctaaaagcaaacaaaacaccaGATACTAAAGACTGCCCTGCCAGTAAATTAGAAAACATGATCTATGGTGATAAATTTGGGATTTGGGATTTAATTCATAACTATTATGCAATTAGCCCAACAAGGCCAAGATGTTCTTAAATTGCGTTTCTGACTTCTTACCTGGAGAATTCCAACTATAAACGTTACACTGCCTTGTAGGAAATGTCCGTCAACAAAGATCCCAAAGGAAAAGCAGCAACCCAATTTGCCTTTAGTGATTTCACCAACAAACCATGGTCCTGAAAGAGGCAATGAACAAGAAAGGAAGTTAAATAACTATGACTGATTACATACATCATGACATGCATttacagaaataatgaaaaaatatgagaCTAGTCATCTATAAGCATTTATTTGTATAGCTTTTCTTCTTTGCTAATCTCTGTGTTGCACTCAATATCCTAGCTAACCAATTATTTGCTCCTTTGCTCCATATTTCTCTAGATTATAAAATTGCCTGAGTACGTGCTATACCTGGAATAGATTCCAGAAACAGATAGGAGTACGTTCACAAATTTTAGAAGTTTCTATTACAGTAGTAACCTCAATATAAAGCATTAACATTTCCTTTAAGAAGCAAAAAGGTACTCCATAGATACCACAGTTAATTTTCCAGATAACTGAGATTTACTCCTTTACGCAATAAGACTTCAACCACTTTAATCATTCTAAAACACTTCtttcttataaatattaatgaatgTATTTTAACCTTTTCTGGCTGACCCACAGTCATTACTTTGTACATCAACTACATACTCAGGGTTAACATGTACAAAGTTTAACtcacttctttattttaatttttcatctgcAATGCCAGAATGACTTTTCTCTACCCCGTATTATTATTTACTGCCCCTTCTCAATGTTCAGGCTTCTAGAACTACTATATTGTCAAGAGTGATTAAGGGACAGTCGGATTTCCCTTCTCAAAATGTAATACCATCATTTGCTGGTAAGGGTAGATttcaactgggacttccctggtggtccagtggttaagactccacgctcccaatgcaggggacccgggttcaatccctggtcagggaactagatcctgcatgccacaactaaaagatcccacatgccacagcgaagatcccacgtgctgcaactaagacccggtgcagccaaataaataaatgaataaatattaaaaaaaaaaaaagagtagagttCAACTTTAAAAAGTCATAGGTAATTTTCtcagatatatattatatatactccATTAGATACACAttagttttaaaaagtgtttccCCTTTAAGTTTcaacctttaaaaatgaaacaacttCTCCCCTTCTAATGTTTTCCTTTACAGCCAGGAACCAAATCACCTGCTTTGCCTCCTAGTGGAAGACTAGTGTGTAAAACAGCTTCAACCTATCTTCTAACAAGAAAACCAACCTCAAAAGGGGAATCTGGCATAGCTTGTTATACAGAATTGTAAAGGGTCATATTATTTCTTTAACTACTTTCTGTTCTCTGGTGGGAGTTActaatgaggaaagaaaagtccAAAGATGGACTAAAAGTAGAAAACATAGACTAAGCAACAAATAGTCTAATCTACTCCTAAATGACTCTTAGTAAGGAACATTagtaaaaagctttaaaaagagaCTCACAGTGCTTTCTGCTTCCATAAGTGACTAAGTGATTTTGTCAGTATTGGGTATAATAATTAATATAAGAGAAGAGCTCAAATGCCTGAACTCACTGCTCAtctcagtttctctcttttttgagcTGAGTTTTTAGGAGTCACACGGTAGTAAATAGTCACTCAACTACATACTAGGCATTGTGCTTAATGCTGGGCATAGAGGGGAACAAGATAGACAGGACATCAATGGATATTCTAATGAGGGGAGAGATGATATATACAGAAGATAATCATAAATTCTGATAAagtaatgaaggaaataaaaagtatggTGAAATAGAGGATAAAGCTTTAAGGTGGTCAAAGAAGGCTGCTCTGAGGAGATGGCATTGAAGCTGAACTTCTATCTTCTATTAGGTTTCTACACAAATACTAATTGTCATGGTCCTCTCAGCACCCTTAAGTTAACTTGGTGTTGACTAAATGTCCTTTAAGTTAGGAAAGAACTTTATTTCCCAAGATCATGTCACAGGAAATGACTTATGAAAGAG
Encoded proteins:
- the CCNDBP1 gene encoding cyclin-D1-binding protein 1 isoform X1, producing MASAAAPAAADSTLPPALEQLRHLAGELRFLLPGVRVGEARETTKEFDRETFWRRFREAALAVSRAATTLTEVFSRLPLPSPQETQKFSEQVHASIKAIIAVYYSLPKDQGITLRKLVRSATLDIVDGMAQLVEVLYITPTQSPENLISYNSVWEACQQVPRIPRDNKAAALSVLTKSVDLVKDAHEEMEQAVEECDPYYGLLSDIEEDNSDNHSDEEDILGCPSNRDSYWSEEDQELIIPCLALVRASKACLKKIRLSVAENGKKDQVAQLDDIVDISDEISPSVDDLALSIYPPVCHPTVRINIHQKYIYTWNNSYRTPTECWQKTSDLPKGKKHPTYLGRAKEKRINRDKRIGMGPAPVGGSREGGKVSTH
- the CCNDBP1 gene encoding cyclin-D1-binding protein 1 isoform X2; translated protein: MASAAAPAAADSTLPPALEQLRHLAGELRFLLPGVRVGEARETTKEFDRETFWRRFREAALAVSRAATTLTEVFSRLPLPSPQETQKFSEQVHASIKAIIAVYYSLPKDQGITLRKLVRSATLDIVDGMAQLVEVLYITPTQSPENLISYNSVWEACQQVPRIPRDNKAAALSVLTKSVDLVKDAHEEMEQAVEECDPYYGLLSDIEEDNSDNHSDEEDILGCPSNRDSYWSEEDQELIIPCLALVRASKACLKKIRLSVAENGKKDQVAQLDDIVDISDEISPSVDDLALSIYPPVCHPTVRINCAKLVSVLKKALEITKASHVTPQPEDSWIPLLINAVDHCMNRIKELTQHEVEL